One window from the genome of Alkalihalobacillus sp. LMS6 encodes:
- the serC gene encoding 3-phosphoserine/phosphohydroxythreonine transaminase, producing MKKIHNFSAGPAALPQEVLKKAQADLLNFDGSNVSIMEMSHRSKAYEKVHFSAVSRLKSLMNLGEDTHVLFFQGGANLQFSMIPMNFLNNQSSYVLTGVWSEKAAKEAQRFGTIDIQSQAKETSYSTIPSPDELSYNEENSYLHITSNNTIYGTQWKTFPYQKLPLVCDMSSDILSRSIDYRAFDLIYAGAQKNLGPAGVTIAIVKDSFLKRAHGDLSPMLSYQTFADSQSMYNTPPVFSIYMLNLVLEWIENEGGLSVIEARNQAKASILYDAIDHSDEFYSGHAQPEARSNMNVTFNLANSELEKIFLQEAEQAGFIGLAGHRLVGGIRASTYNAVPLESCNALAAFMDSFRKQHM from the coding sequence ATGAAAAAAATCCATAATTTTAGTGCTGGGCCTGCCGCTTTGCCTCAAGAAGTACTAAAAAAAGCACAAGCAGATTTACTCAATTTTGATGGTTCTAATGTATCTATTATGGAAATGAGTCATCGATCAAAAGCGTATGAAAAGGTTCACTTTAGTGCAGTTTCAAGACTGAAGTCGTTAATGAATTTAGGTGAGGATACACATGTTTTGTTTTTTCAAGGGGGAGCAAATCTTCAATTTTCAATGATCCCGATGAATTTTCTAAATAATCAATCCAGTTACGTTTTAACAGGGGTCTGGTCAGAAAAAGCAGCGAAAGAAGCGCAACGCTTCGGGACTATAGACATACAATCTCAAGCTAAAGAAACGAGCTATTCAACCATTCCTTCACCAGATGAACTATCGTACAATGAGGAAAATTCCTATTTACATATAACATCAAACAATACGATATACGGGACGCAGTGGAAAACGTTTCCATATCAAAAACTTCCGCTTGTTTGTGATATGTCAAGCGACATTCTTTCTCGTTCCATTGACTATCGTGCATTTGATTTAATCTATGCCGGAGCGCAGAAAAACCTTGGGCCAGCAGGTGTAACCATTGCCATTGTTAAAGATTCTTTCTTGAAGCGAGCTCATGGAGACCTTTCGCCTATGTTGTCTTATCAAACTTTTGCCGATAGTCAATCGATGTATAACACACCTCCTGTCTTCTCGATTTATATGCTCAACCTCGTACTTGAATGGATTGAAAACGAAGGTGGATTATCTGTTATTGAAGCACGCAATCAAGCGAAAGCTTCCATCCTTTACGATGCCATTGACCACAGCGACGAATTTTATAGCGGACATGCTCAACCGGAGGCGCGCTCAAACATGAATGTCACGTTTAATCTTGCCAATTCGGAGTTAGAAAAAATCTTTTTACAAGAAGCTGAACAAGCCGGGTTTATCGGTCTGGCTGGCCATCGTTTAGTTGGCGGCATTCGTGCATCCACCTATAATGCAGTACCGCTAGAATCATGCAACGCGCTTGCAGCATTTATGGATTCCTTCAGAAAACAACATATGTAA
- a CDS encoding sporulation YhaL family protein, translating to MKSKETSQYLALGAVAVLVLAFLLTQTSVGELIVASPWWTYLLMLGIVFSGYQWVKTMREDKVMDEEWIEQEGNVYMERIQEAKKLKEQKDS from the coding sequence ATGAAATCAAAAGAGACAAGCCAATATCTTGCACTTGGAGCCGTAGCTGTACTAGTCCTTGCCTTTCTTTTAACACAAACCTCTGTGGGTGAACTGATTGTAGCAAGCCCATGGTGGACGTATCTGCTTATGCTTGGGATTGTATTTAGTGGCTATCAATGGGTTAAGACGATGAGAGAAGATAAAGTGATGGATGAAGAGTGGATTGAGCAAGAGGGGAATGTATACATGGAACGCATTCAAGAAGCAAAGAAATTAAAAGAACAAAAAGATAGCTAA
- a CDS encoding response regulator transcription factor, which produces MEMYDIYLVEDEENLSEVLKAYMQKEGWNVTVFDNGDAAVEAVSDKPHLWVLDIMLPGTDGYQVLKAIKNEEDTPVIFISARDQDLDRVLGLEMGSDDYLSKPFLPQELIIRVKKILNRVYGSNTSDVQKVELNAYTIDPIGRTIIDTEENNEAVDLTTKEMDLMLLLSAEIGKAFSREKIIEHVWGDNYFGSERAVDDVVRRVRKKMPRIHLETLYGYGYRILSS; this is translated from the coding sequence ATGGAAATGTATGATATCTACTTAGTTGAAGATGAAGAAAATTTATCAGAAGTTTTGAAAGCATATATGCAAAAAGAAGGTTGGAATGTGACCGTTTTTGATAATGGAGATGCAGCTGTTGAAGCGGTATCGGACAAGCCACACCTTTGGGTATTAGATATTATGTTGCCTGGAACGGATGGCTATCAAGTATTAAAAGCGATAAAAAATGAAGAAGATACGCCAGTTATTTTTATTTCTGCACGAGATCAAGATCTCGATCGTGTACTAGGGTTGGAAATGGGTAGTGATGACTATTTGTCAAAGCCGTTCTTGCCACAAGAATTAATTATTCGCGTGAAAAAAATCTTAAATCGTGTATACGGCTCAAACACATCTGATGTACAAAAAGTAGAATTAAATGCGTATACTATTGATCCGATTGGTCGGACTATTATTGACACTGAAGAAAATAATGAAGCAGTCGATTTAACGACAAAGGAAATGGATTTAATGTTGTTATTATCCGCAGAAATTGGAAAAGCCTTTTCACGAGAGAAAATTATTGAACATGTGTGGGGAGACAACTATTTTGGCTCAGAGAGAGCAGTTGATGACGTGGTCCGCCGTGTACGTAAGAAAATGCCGCGCATCCATCTAGAAACGCTATATGGCTACGGCTATCGGATTCTATCCTCATGA
- a CDS encoding ABC transporter permease: protein MRQANQLWESRRHQYWSEARGYLKLILNSGFVISVYFLFIFLTVYYQQFVEQMPADFPLVTLLTVLFTWRLTAGSIRTFVKPADIVFLLPYESKLAPYFKQAIKYSALWQSSYILLLFMAVGPMFTERIGTGIVFWLTLIFLLLIKVWNLLCVWEEQRLVAKGERYSNVLLRLLVNGVAAYLLFSQAPIWLTFAVLILMIVLYASYWKGFAKKHSLKWDRLIEVENHMVMFFYRIANAFADVPQLRNKVRERAYLQWAVGALGGKKNAVYHYLYARTFIRANDYLGTYVRLAVVGGLFIYFLPLGWMKLAMALLFTHITMMQLSTLSFHHSASIWLDLYPLKPEEKRQALTYLTMRLLFLLSIIYGGIALVTSDIFYGVIVLMASALLGVYGSQTLVHRKKGKYRRVR from the coding sequence ATGAGACAGGCCAATCAATTATGGGAATCAAGGCGTCATCAATATTGGTCAGAAGCGAGAGGGTATTTAAAATTAATTCTTAACAGCGGATTCGTCATTTCCGTCTATTTTCTTTTTATTTTTCTGACGGTCTATTACCAGCAGTTTGTCGAACAGATGCCAGCAGATTTTCCTCTAGTAACACTACTAACGGTATTGTTTACATGGCGACTAACAGCTGGTTCAATTCGAACCTTTGTTAAGCCAGCAGACATCGTTTTCTTACTTCCTTATGAATCAAAATTGGCGCCATATTTTAAACAAGCGATTAAGTACTCCGCTTTATGGCAGTCTAGCTATATTTTGCTTTTATTTATGGCTGTTGGACCAATGTTTACAGAGCGAATTGGCACAGGCATCGTCTTTTGGTTGACGCTCATTTTCCTGCTTTTGATTAAAGTGTGGAATTTGCTATGCGTGTGGGAAGAGCAGAGGCTAGTCGCTAAAGGAGAACGATATTCAAACGTGCTTCTGCGTTTGCTTGTGAACGGAGTAGCCGCTTATTTACTGTTCTCTCAAGCGCCAATTTGGTTAACGTTCGCTGTGTTAATCCTTATGATTGTTCTGTATGCAAGTTATTGGAAAGGATTTGCGAAAAAGCACAGTTTAAAATGGGATCGATTAATTGAAGTTGAAAACCATATGGTCATGTTCTTTTACCGTATTGCCAATGCCTTTGCGGATGTGCCACAATTACGCAATAAAGTTCGAGAGCGTGCGTATTTACAGTGGGCTGTGGGAGCTTTAGGTGGAAAAAAGAATGCCGTTTATCATTATCTTTATGCTCGTACATTTATTCGGGCGAATGATTATTTAGGAACGTATGTACGTCTGGCTGTTGTAGGCGGTCTATTTATTTATTTCTTGCCACTCGGCTGGATGAAGCTGGCAATGGCATTGCTTTTTACGCATATTACAATGATGCAGCTATCGACATTATCCTTCCATCATTCGGCAAGTATTTGGCTCGATTTATACCCTTTAAAGCCTGAAGAAAAGAGGCAGGCACTTACGTATCTAACCATGCGCCTGTTATTCTTGCTTTCGATCATCTATGGTGGAATCGCCCTAGTGACAAGCGATATTTTTTATGGAGTGATCGTGCTAATGGCGAGTGCACTGCTAGGCGTCTATGGGAGTCAAACCCTTGTCCATCGAAAAAAAGGAAAGTATCGCAGAGTCCGCTAA
- a CDS encoding cell wall metabolism sensor histidine kinase WalK, whose product MIKINLTRRIWLAFVSLIVLVALSIIIVYPISIRGALTEETYQIIDNSVRDQLMQEDANWETFLSQQPGFYQSRQEQRATVSFLIEITGSTYAIYNTPIDVVPDPPVHEEMRYNAIEQDNQTGRYETTFGGQTLFYTINDLASPAEGSDLYLITYMWDTYRDEMVQNLWERLLYLLLLTSALSLLPAIWLKHYLRQPLAILENHLEQIANRNWQEPLKWEGDEDFERLSYQFERMRQNLNSYDRAQKTFIQHASHELKTPIMVIKSYAQSVKDGILPKENLGKTMDVITEEANRMERRVIDMLYYTKLDQMQKEQLKVEAFPFGKLAYQIEERFRYQRDDVTILVQGAEKVMKADIEQCEVLLENLVENGLRYAQRELTIKAEEDERYSYVIVENEGDPIDADLSKLFSPFYKGNKGKFGLGLAIVKQIAELHHGFAKVENIDKGVRFTIGLPKPHQAEALDAKPKKKDKKRPPSS is encoded by the coding sequence ATGATAAAAATAAATTTAACGAGACGAATTTGGCTTGCATTCGTTTCGTTAATTGTGCTCGTGGCGCTTTCAATCATTATCGTGTATCCTATTTCTATTCGAGGCGCATTAACAGAAGAAACCTATCAAATTATTGATAATAGCGTTCGCGACCAGTTAATGCAAGAAGATGCTAATTGGGAAACGTTTTTGAGTCAACAACCTGGATTTTACCAATCTAGACAAGAACAACGAGCCACCGTTTCTTTTTTAATTGAAATTACTGGTTCGACATACGCCATTTATAATACGCCAATTGATGTCGTGCCCGACCCACCTGTACATGAAGAGATGCGCTACAATGCCATCGAACAAGATAATCAGACAGGTAGATATGAAACAACATTTGGTGGACAGACCTTATTTTATACGATTAACGATTTGGCCAGTCCAGCAGAAGGGTCGGACTTGTACTTGATTACGTATATGTGGGATACATATCGAGATGAAATGGTTCAAAATTTATGGGAACGATTGCTTTATTTGCTCTTGTTGACAAGTGCGTTAAGTTTATTGCCAGCCATTTGGTTAAAGCACTATCTACGTCAACCACTGGCGATATTAGAGAATCATTTAGAGCAAATTGCAAATCGCAACTGGCAAGAACCACTCAAGTGGGAAGGTGACGAAGATTTTGAGCGGCTATCGTATCAATTTGAACGAATGAGACAGAATTTAAATAGTTACGATCGTGCTCAAAAAACGTTTATTCAACACGCTTCTCATGAATTAAAAACGCCGATTATGGTCATAAAAAGCTATGCCCAGTCTGTGAAAGACGGCATTTTACCAAAAGAAAATCTCGGGAAAACAATGGATGTCATAACAGAAGAAGCCAATCGAATGGAACGCCGCGTGATTGATATGCTTTATTATACAAAACTCGATCAAATGCAAAAGGAACAGTTAAAAGTAGAAGCGTTTCCTTTTGGAAAGTTAGCTTATCAAATTGAAGAACGGTTTCGCTATCAACGAGATGATGTGACCATACTTGTACAGGGTGCCGAAAAAGTCATGAAAGCCGATATTGAACAGTGTGAGGTTCTTCTAGAAAACTTAGTTGAAAATGGACTAAGGTATGCGCAGCGTGAATTAACAATTAAAGCGGAGGAAGACGAACGTTACTCCTATGTAATTGTAGAAAATGAAGGCGACCCCATCGATGCAGATTTAAGTAAATTGTTCAGTCCATTTTATAAAGGAAACAAAGGTAAATTCGGTCTCGGACTAGCGATTGTCAAACAAATTGCTGAATTGCATCACGGTTTTGCGAAAGTAGAAAACATTGATAAAGGTGTTCGGTTTACGATTGGTTTACCAAAACCGCATCAAGCAGAAGCTTTAGATGCGAAGCCAAAGAAAAAAGACAAGAAACGCCCACCGTCGTCATAA
- a CDS encoding EcsC family protein, which yields MNVNSVEEELIIWKRKQLKPDSFLKKKVSHWQSTWNTKMPKVYHQIATQCVKITAEAIIYGINKNNQLLKKKVDSYTLEEADKKASDVFRFYRRMALAEGIGTGAGGFIAGAMDFPLLLSLKLKALFDSAHAYGFSTKTIHDRMFILLLFQFNYGDREERLKVLAQIEAYVQGEDIQQTDWEKFQLQYRDTIDLPKTLQLFPVVGAFFGGTANYYLLTKLEENTIQICRLRWLTEYKKALTLG from the coding sequence ATGAATGTAAACAGTGTCGAGGAAGAACTGATTATCTGGAAGCGAAAGCAACTTAAACCTGACTCATTTTTGAAGAAAAAAGTGAGTCACTGGCAAAGTACATGGAATACGAAAATGCCAAAAGTCTACCATCAAATCGCGACACAATGCGTAAAAATAACGGCGGAAGCGATCATTTATGGCATTAATAAAAACAATCAATTGCTAAAAAAGAAAGTAGATTCTTATACATTAGAAGAAGCAGACAAAAAAGCCTCTGACGTTTTTCGTTTTTATCGAAGAATGGCTTTGGCTGAAGGAATTGGCACAGGAGCGGGTGGTTTTATTGCTGGAGCAATGGACTTTCCGCTCTTGTTGTCGTTAAAGCTAAAAGCGCTATTCGATAGTGCCCATGCTTATGGATTTTCAACTAAGACAATTCATGATCGCATGTTTATTTTATTGTTATTCCAATTCAATTATGGAGATCGGGAAGAACGATTAAAGGTGTTGGCGCAAATAGAAGCCTATGTTCAAGGTGAAGATATTCAACAAACGGACTGGGAGAAGTTTCAACTTCAATACCGAGATACAATCGATTTACCTAAAACACTACAGCTTTTTCCTGTTGTTGGCGCTTTTTTTGGAGGAACGGCAAATTATTATTTGCTTACAAAACTTGAGGAAAATACGATTCAGATTTGCCGACTTCGATGGTTAACGGAATATAAAAAGGCCCTAACGCTTGGATAA
- a CDS encoding YjcZ family sporulation protein, translating into MSYAGGGYNSGFALIVVLFILLVIIGASWIC; encoded by the coding sequence ATGAGTTACGCAGGCGGAGGATACAATAGTGGGTTTGCATTAATTGTGGTTTTATTCATTTTATTGGTGATTATCGGGGCTTCTTGGATCTGCTAA
- a CDS encoding peptidylprolyl isomerase: protein MKKYLLAGFGAIALTTLAACNNDDGNGTTIASIEGGENITQEELFDDLKMNQQASGALQNAFFSNLTEQLLAMAGEDMEFSEEQIDTMIATLQDEFGVNSEEELVELVTTNLGLEDRDDMVDNLIIPELTLIELQSQDLDYNEEDLVAYFEDNRETYEQVEARHIIVEEEDLANEIIDELNDGTDFAELAEEHGTDGTAATGGDLGFFTRADMDEAFAEAAFELEVGETTSEPVESGFGYHIIEKTDEAMEYEELPEAANMAVERAYIEENGRDFLTVIVDLLDEYDITIEDEFFQDFIEQIRAQANQPAPEEQPVEEDGQETDEETDEPADSEEETTDEESNE from the coding sequence ATGAAAAAATATTTACTCGCTGGGTTTGGAGCTATCGCGCTGACTACACTAGCAGCGTGCAATAACGATGATGGAAATGGAACGACCATTGCATCAATCGAAGGCGGAGAAAACATTACGCAAGAAGAGTTATTTGATGATCTGAAAATGAACCAGCAAGCTTCAGGCGCTTTACAAAACGCGTTCTTCTCAAACTTAACGGAGCAATTATTAGCGATGGCGGGAGAAGACATGGAGTTTTCAGAAGAACAAATTGACACAATGATTGCGACCCTGCAAGATGAATTTGGCGTCAACTCTGAAGAAGAGCTTGTAGAATTAGTAACAACAAACCTTGGTCTTGAGGATCGCGATGATATGGTTGATAATTTAATCATTCCAGAACTCACGCTTATTGAACTTCAATCACAAGATCTTGACTACAACGAAGAAGATCTAGTTGCTTATTTTGAAGACAATCGCGAAACCTACGAGCAAGTAGAAGCACGCCATATCATTGTAGAAGAAGAAGACCTTGCAAATGAGATTATTGATGAATTAAATGATGGCACTGACTTCGCCGAACTAGCTGAAGAACATGGTACAGATGGAACAGCTGCTACAGGTGGTGACCTTGGATTCTTTACACGCGCAGATATGGATGAAGCATTCGCAGAAGCCGCATTTGAATTAGAGGTTGGCGAAACAACGAGTGAGCCTGTTGAATCTGGTTTTGGCTACCATATCATTGAAAAAACGGATGAAGCAATGGAATATGAAGAGCTACCAGAAGCTGCGAACATGGCTGTAGAGCGTGCCTATATCGAAGAAAATGGACGAGACTTCTTAACGGTTATTGTTGATCTTCTTGATGAATATGACATTACGATAGAAGATGAATTCTTCCAAGACTTTATTGAGCAAATTCGAGCTCAAGCCAATCAACCTGCACCAGAAGAACAGCCTGTTGAAGAAGATGGACAAGAGACTGACGAAGAAACAGATGAACCTGCAGATTCAGAAGAAGAAACAACCGACGAAGAAAGCAACGAATAA
- the yhaM gene encoding 3'-5' exoribonuclease YhaM codes for MEKGIKYHQVGEAVNRYLLIKTATKQIASNSKPFLTLILGDHTGEIEAKLWGVSPEDEGTFVNKTIVHIQGDVIDYRGRTQLKIASIRPTSPMDGVEINDFVRSAPLSAEDMLDEVNQFIFDIQNPNIQRITRFIVKKHQAAFVESPAATKNHHEFMGGLAFHVVSMLRLAKNIAAQYTNLDTDLLYAGVILHDIGKVKELSGAIDTTYTLEGKLLGHISIGAMEIHEAAHELNIEGEELIILQHLMLSHHGKGEWGSPKPPYIREAEVLHMIDNVDAKINMMDRALERVEPGEFSERVMPLENRSFYKPSFHKKPLDL; via the coding sequence GTGGAAAAAGGAATTAAATATCACCAAGTGGGAGAAGCGGTAAATCGTTACTTGTTAATAAAGACTGCAACAAAACAAATAGCAAGTAATTCAAAACCTTTCTTAACATTAATTTTAGGTGATCATACAGGGGAAATTGAAGCGAAATTATGGGGCGTTTCACCAGAAGATGAAGGGACATTTGTCAATAAAACGATTGTTCACATACAAGGTGATGTGATTGATTATAGAGGACGCACACAGCTGAAAATTGCGAGCATACGACCAACAAGCCCGATGGATGGTGTTGAGATTAACGATTTTGTGCGATCAGCGCCATTATCTGCTGAAGATATGCTTGATGAAGTGAATCAGTTTATTTTTGACATCCAAAATCCAAACATCCAACGTATTACGCGCTTTATTGTAAAAAAACATCAAGCGGCATTTGTTGAATCCCCAGCTGCAACGAAAAACCATCACGAATTCATGGGCGGGTTAGCTTTTCATGTTGTATCTATGCTTCGACTAGCCAAAAACATTGCTGCACAATACACGAATTTAGATACAGATCTCCTTTATGCGGGCGTGATTCTTCATGATATCGGGAAAGTGAAGGAGCTTTCCGGTGCCATTGATACAACGTATACGCTTGAAGGGAAACTACTAGGACACATTTCAATTGGCGCAATGGAAATTCACGAAGCTGCACATGAGCTAAATATTGAAGGAGAAGAACTGATTATTCTTCAGCATTTAATGCTTAGTCATCATGGAAAAGGCGAATGGGGCAGCCCTAAACCTCCTTATATTCGTGAAGCCGAAGTGCTCCACATGATTGATAATGTTGATGCAAAGATTAATATGATGGATCGAGCACTTGAACGAGTAGAGCCAGGCGAATTTTCTGAACGGGTAATGCCTTTAGAAAATCGAAGTTTCTATAAACCAAGCTTCCATAAAAAGCCGTTAGATTTATAA
- a CDS encoding ABC transporter ATP-binding protein — MPDMLEIKELTGGYTPKKPVLHNVSFGVKKQEIVGLIGLNGAGKSTTIKHVLGLMDPQSGEVKINNLKFSDDADQYRKSFAYIPETPLLYDELTLWEHLELTSVAYGIEKKEFEKRADTLLKEFNMMKMKKWYPNHFSKGMRQKVMIMSAFLAEPELYVVDEPIVGLDPVGIQSFLNWISEMKKQGAGILMSTHILATAERYCDRFVILHQGQVVLTGTLDEMRNAIGKNDATLDDIYIEMTKDDQE, encoded by the coding sequence ATGCCTGATATGTTAGAAATTAAAGAGCTAACAGGTGGCTATACACCGAAGAAACCTGTTTTACATAATGTTTCGTTTGGCGTGAAAAAACAAGAAATTGTAGGACTCATTGGATTGAATGGGGCAGGGAAAAGTACGACGATTAAACATGTACTTGGTTTAATGGACCCGCAGTCTGGTGAAGTGAAAATTAATAATCTGAAGTTTTCTGATGATGCTGATCAATATCGAAAATCGTTTGCATACATACCTGAGACACCGTTGCTTTATGACGAGCTCACGTTATGGGAACATCTTGAATTAACGAGCGTTGCTTACGGAATTGAAAAAAAGGAATTTGAAAAACGTGCCGATACGTTGCTTAAAGAATTTAATATGATGAAAATGAAGAAATGGTATCCGAATCATTTCTCCAAAGGTATGAGGCAAAAGGTTATGATTATGAGTGCGTTTTTGGCAGAGCCTGAATTATATGTTGTAGACGAACCGATCGTTGGACTCGATCCTGTAGGCATACAGTCATTTTTAAATTGGATTTCTGAAATGAAGAAGCAAGGTGCTGGTATTTTAATGTCAACACATATTCTTGCCACTGCAGAACGGTACTGTGATCGTTTTGTTATTTTACATCAAGGTCAAGTCGTGTTGACTGGAACCCTTGATGAGATGCGAAACGCGATTGGAAAGAATGATGCAACGTTAGATGACATTTACATCGAAATGACAAAGGACGACCAAGAATGA
- a CDS encoding HTH-type transcriptional regulator Hpr has product MDMNPHAKHSMYYSYKLAVLSKAMWKSVEKDWQNWIKPFHLNLNEHHILWIADQFDGASISDIASYGAMHVSTAFNFSKKLEKRGLLSFSKKQEDKRNTYVCLTKEGQVLLYETMRAFNEQTFNVYQGSLPIKEIYGRFPEFSELVSIVRHLYDDDFIRQFHEESGYNKQLESTK; this is encoded by the coding sequence ATGGATATGAACCCTCATGCTAAACATTCAATGTATTATAGCTACAAGCTTGCAGTATTGAGTAAAGCAATGTGGAAATCAGTTGAAAAAGACTGGCAAAATTGGATTAAACCATTTCATTTAAATTTAAATGAACATCATATCTTATGGATCGCCGATCAGTTTGACGGTGCTTCCATATCAGATATTGCCTCCTACGGTGCGATGCATGTATCAACCGCTTTTAACTTTTCCAAAAAGTTAGAAAAACGGGGCCTCCTCTCGTTTTCTAAAAAACAAGAGGATAAACGCAATACCTATGTTTGTTTAACAAAAGAAGGCCAAGTGTTGTTATATGAAACGATGCGTGCCTTTAATGAACAAACGTTTAATGTCTATCAAGGCTCTTTACCAATTAAAGAGATTTACGGTCGATTCCCAGAATTTTCAGAGCTGGTGTCCATCGTACGCCATTTGTATGATGATGACTTTATTCGTCAATTTCATGAAGAGTCAGGCTACAACAAACAGTTAGAATCGACCAAATGA
- a CDS encoding HIT family protein, whose amino-acid sequence MTDCIFCAIKDGKMPATKLYEDEHILAFYNIQQVTKGHTLIIPKHHHEAVYDLPSETAAHLFSVVPKLATALKEAFSCQGINVLNNNGQAAGQSVFHYHLHLLPRYGEEDIYSDLWKKDASPENLKGLESFTKRFTELLND is encoded by the coding sequence ATGACAGATTGTATTTTCTGTGCGATAAAAGATGGAAAAATGCCCGCAACAAAACTTTATGAGGATGAACACATTTTAGCGTTTTACAACATTCAACAAGTGACAAAAGGTCACACATTGATTATTCCTAAACACCATCATGAAGCGGTTTACGACTTGCCTTCCGAAACTGCCGCTCACTTGTTCTCCGTTGTTCCTAAGCTTGCCACAGCGTTAAAAGAAGCGTTCTCATGTCAGGGGATTAATGTTTTAAATAATAACGGCCAAGCTGCTGGGCAAAGTGTCTTTCACTACCATTTACACCTTCTTCCCCGCTACGGTGAGGAAGACATCTATAGCGATCTTTGGAAAAAAGATGCAAGTCCAGAAAATCTTAAAGGCTTAGAATCCTTTACAAAGCGCTTTACAGAGCTTCTTAACGACTAA
- a CDS encoding YpmS family protein — MSRLTKNRRFYKIGFFLVLGLLLALIGLLIFGAVRLFGDVDRQSPERAGIDSASNEIVSFQMDIEQANVLLNDMLADDDVPFDFYLAEDGVYLEGEVDAVLSTIDLSMRFDPSVQEDGSLLLEANSLSAGFLSVSPENALRMFNQLADLPNWIYLYPEEEHVIIDLREIEELEPFGLRFNELNLTAGEIDVSLVRQ, encoded by the coding sequence ATGAGTCGTTTAACAAAAAATAGACGTTTTTATAAAATAGGGTTCTTTCTTGTACTTGGTCTACTCCTAGCCTTAATTGGATTGCTTATTTTTGGTGCGGTGAGGCTATTTGGAGATGTAGACAGACAATCACCAGAACGAGCAGGCATAGACAGCGCAAGCAATGAAATTGTCAGTTTTCAAATGGATATTGAACAAGCGAATGTGTTGCTGAACGACATGCTTGCGGATGATGATGTGCCATTTGATTTTTATCTTGCTGAAGACGGTGTATATTTAGAGGGGGAAGTTGATGCTGTACTCTCAACAATTGATCTATCGATGCGATTTGATCCAAGTGTGCAAGAGGATGGCAGCCTTTTGCTTGAAGCGAATAGTCTTTCAGCCGGATTCCTTTCCGTTTCCCCGGAAAACGCATTACGGATGTTTAATCAATTAGCTGATTTACCAAACTGGATTTATCTTTACCCGGAAGAAGAGCACGTCATCATTGATTTACGAGAAATTGAAGAGTTAGAGCCATTCGGCTTACGGTTTAATGAACTTAACTTAACAGCTGGCGAAATTGATGTCTCGCTCGTACGCCAATAA